One window of the Nicotiana tabacum cultivar K326 chromosome 4, ASM71507v2, whole genome shotgun sequence genome contains the following:
- the LOC107793456 gene encoding bidirectional sugar transporter SWEET10-like, with amino-acid sequence MAISGHWAFAFGVLGNIVSFIVFLSPLPTFYKIYKKKSTEGYQSIPYVIALFSSMLWIYYAFLKTNTTLLITINSFGVFIETIYVGFYLFYAPKKARVQTVKMLLLTVVAGFGAIILIAQFLFKGVARGQVVGWVCLVFSLCVFVAPLCIVRKVIKTKSVEFMPLLLSVFLTLSAVMWFFYGLLLKDINIAAPNILGLIFGILQIVLYVIYNKKEKHILKEQNLPELQNHVIILDDNKKLPELTEEHKIDILKLGKLVSSLHENACAAAKEEKLPKLQTVQA; translated from the exons CCCTACATTTTATAAAATTTACAAGAAGAAATCAACAGAAGGCTATCAATCAATTCCGTATGTGATTGCTCTATTCAGTTCCATGCTTTGGATATACTATGCATTTCTCAAGACCAACACAACCCTTCTCATCACTATAAACTCCTTTGGGGTCTTCATTGAAACTATCTACGTTGGCTTTTACCTTTTCTACGCACCAAAGAAAGCCAGG GTCCAAACAGTGAAGATGCTTCTTTTAACAGTGGTTGCTGGATTTGGTGCAATTATCCTCATTGCTCAGTTTCTATTCAAAGGTGTCGCTCGTGGGCAAGTGGTTGGATGGGTTTGCCTTGTTTTTTCCTTATGCGTGTTTGTAGCACCATTATGTATAGTG AGAAAAGTAATAAAAACAAAGAGTGTGGAATTCATGCCATTACTCCTATCAGTATTTCTCACATTAAGTGCTGTAATGTGGTTCTTCTACGGTCTTCTACTTAAAGACATTAACATTGCT GCTCCAAACATATTAGGATTAATCTTTGGTATTCTTCAAATTGTGCTCTATGTAATATACAACAAGAAAGAGAAGCACATCCTTAAGGAGCAGAATCTTCCCGAGCTACAAAATCATGTCATAATCTTGGATGATAACAAGAAGCTTCCAGAACTAACTGAAGAACATAAAATTGACATTCTGAAACTTGGTAAATTGGTTTCAAGTTTGCATGAAAATGCATGTGCAGCAGCTAAAGAAGAGAAGCTGCCCAAGCTGCAAACTGTGCAGGCCTAA
- the LOC107793457 gene encoding bidirectional sugar transporter SWEET12, whose amino-acid sequence MAGFSTDHWAFAFGVLGNIVSFIVFLSPMPTFYKIYKKKSAEGYQSIPYVIALFSSMLWIYYAFLKTNTTLLITINSFGVFIETIYVGFYLFYAPKKARVQTVKMLLLSVVGGFGAIVLVTQFLFKGAVRGQVVGWICLVFSLCVFVAPLGIVRKVIKTKSVEYMPLLLSVFLTLSAVMWFFYGLLLKDINIAAPNVLGFIFGILQIVLYVIYNKKEKAILKEQKLPEIQKPSVILLDENMNNKKLPELTQEQIIDIVKLGLMVCSDKVHVASCPHDNTCAATAHENTPPKLQTVEAA is encoded by the exons ATGGCTGGTTTTTCTACAGATCACTGGGCTTTTGCTTTTGGTGTCCTTG GTAACATCGTCTCGTTCATTGTATTCCTTTCTCCAAT GCCCACGTTTTACAAAATTTACAAGAAGAAATCAGCTGAAGGTTATCAATCAATTCCATACGTGATTGCTCTATTCAGTTCCATGCTTTGGATATACTATGCATTTCTCAAGACCAACACTACACTCCTCATCACTATAAACTCCTTTGGGGTCTTCATTGAAACTATCTACGTTGGTTTCTATCTGTTCTATGCACCAAAGAAAGCCAGG GTCCAAACTGTGAAGATGCTGCTATTATCAGTGGTGGGTGGCTTTGGTGCTATTGTTCTGGTTACCCAATTTCTATTCAAAGGGGCCGTTCGTGGACAAGTGGTTGGATGGATTTGCCTTGTATTTTCCTTATGTGTGTTCGTAGCACCCTTAGGCATTGTG AGAAAAGTTATAAAAACAAAGAGTGTTGAATACATGCCATTACTCCTATCAGTGTTTCTCACATTAAGTGCTGTAATGTGGTTCTTCTATGGTCTTCTACTTAAAGACATTAACATTGCT GCACCAAACGTATTGGGATTCATCTTTGGTATTCTTCAAATAGTGCTCTACGTAATATACAACAAAAAAGAGAAGGCAATCCTAAAGGAGCAGAAACTTCCGGAGATACAAAAGCCATCAGTCATTTTGTTGGACGAGAACATGAACAACAAGAAGCTTCCAGAACTAACACAAGAACAGATTATTGACATTGTGAAACTTGGTTTAATGGTTTGCTCAGATAAAGTACACGTAGCGTCGTGTCCACATGATAATACATGTGCAGCTACAGCTCACGAGAACACGCCGCCGAAGCTACAAACTGTGGAAGCTGCCTAA